In Desulfuromonas sp. KJ2020, a single window of DNA contains:
- a CDS encoding roadblock/LC7 domain-containing protein translates to MFAEMLQGIVEKTPGGVGAVLMGYDGIAIDQYFLPIEDVDLQLVSVEYANILKEIRKTIEVLGTGAMEEVVIRTSQFYVILRSVGQDYFVALTVGSDGNFGKGRYLLMKETPRFLEALQ, encoded by the coding sequence ATGTTCGCTGAGATGCTGCAGGGAATCGTGGAGAAGACTCCTGGCGGCGTAGGCGCCGTCCTGATGGGCTATGACGGCATCGCCATCGACCAGTATTTTCTACCCATTGAAGATGTCGACCTGCAGCTGGTTTCCGTGGAATATGCCAATATCCTGAAAGAAATCCGCAAGACGATTGAGGTGCTTGGTACGGGGGCCATGGAAGAAGTGGTTATCAGGACTTCCCAGTTTTATGTCATTTTGCGCTCTGTTGGGCAGGATTATTTTGTGGCGCTGACGGTAGGGTCTGATGGCAACTTTGGCAAAGGGCGCTACCTCCTTATGAAAGAGACGCCCAGATTTCTGGAAGCTCTTCAATAA
- the aroQ gene encoding type II 3-dehydroquinate dehydratase, giving the protein MTFLVLHGPNLNLLGSREPEVYGHETLEDINRQLTDLGRELGVNLVFFQSNHEGALIDRIHAARTEGIAGMVINPGGLTHTSVALRDAIAAVAIPTVEVHLSNVHAREEFRRHSYVAPVVLGQIAGLGAFGYQLAVRGLLARLK; this is encoded by the coding sequence ATGACCTTTCTTGTATTGCACGGCCCCAATCTCAATCTTCTCGGTTCCCGCGAACCGGAAGTGTACGGTCATGAGACCCTTGAAGATATCAATCGACAACTGACCGATCTCGGGCGGGAGCTGGGCGTTAACCTCGTTTTCTTTCAGTCCAATCACGAAGGGGCTCTTATCGATCGCATTCACGCCGCCCGGACCGAAGGGATAGCCGGGATGGTCATCAACCCCGGGGGGCTGACCCATACCAGTGTCGCTCTTCGTGATGCCATTGCGGCAGTGGCGATCCCAACAGTGGAGGTTCATCTCTCCAATGTCCATGCGCGAGAGGAATTCAGGCGGCATTCGTATGTGGCCCCTGTCGTTCTCGGGCAGATCGCCGGCTTAGGGGCCTTTGGCTACCAGTTGGCTGTTCGCGGACTTTTAGCGAGACTGAAATAG
- the accB gene encoding acetyl-CoA carboxylase biotin carboxyl carrier protein, with amino-acid sequence MDIKDLKTLIKMVTETDITEFEMENTEEKISIRRGKTQEIVHVTAPAQMAAPAMAAAPVMQAPAAPAPAAAPAAPAAGPALGERQEIINSPIVGTFYRAPSPESAAYVEVGSVVEKGQVFCIVEAMKLMNEIEADFKCKVIEILKENAQPVEFGDPLFVVEKL; translated from the coding sequence ATGGATATCAAAGATCTTAAAACACTGATCAAGATGGTCACGGAAACGGATATCACCGAATTTGAAATGGAGAACACGGAAGAAAAGATTTCCATCCGCCGTGGCAAGACCCAGGAGATCGTTCATGTGACCGCTCCGGCTCAAATGGCTGCGCCGGCCATGGCGGCTGCGCCTGTCATGCAGGCTCCAGCCGCCCCCGCCCCGGCGGCTGCGCCGGCAGCCCCGGCGGCTGGACCGGCCCTCGGTGAGCGGCAGGAGATCATCAACTCTCCCATCGTCGGTACCTTCTACCGGGCGCCGTCCCCGGAATCGGCGGCGTATGTCGAGGTCGGCTCCGTAGTCGAAAAAGGACAGGTCTTCTGCATTGTGGAAGCCATGAAGCTGATGAACGAGATCGAGGCAGACTTTAAATGCAAGGTCATCGAAATTCTCAAAGAGAACGCTCAGCCTGTGGAATTCGGAGACCCTCTCTTTGTGGTCGAGAAGCTCTAA
- a CDS encoding lipoate--protein ligase family protein — protein sequence MVSWRLLQTGPLSGSLNMALDESLWEAVRCGQSPPVLRLYRWQPPTVSLGYAQKTHQAVNLSACAELGIQVVRRMTGGRAVLHDQEVTYSVISPDRTSLFPAGLLSSYRIIADIVGQTLRSCGLDVQLAPGQFSEKTPRTAPESACFTAVSHYELTCRGCKIAGSAQKRGDGVFLQHGSIPVDLDLEMLYRVLTPGAVDCKGQGVSAYGQKIGWVNRWLDHPVTVDMLELKLIETFIRSLGISLVPDQVTAAEWTLAQQLACTRYLNPNWTFKDSRQPCQSGC from the coding sequence TTGGTTTCGTGGCGGCTTCTGCAGACCGGGCCACTATCCGGCTCGCTCAATATGGCTCTGGATGAGTCTCTGTGGGAAGCCGTTCGGTGTGGCCAGTCGCCACCTGTACTGAGGCTCTATCGTTGGCAGCCGCCCACAGTGAGTCTGGGATACGCCCAGAAAACCCATCAGGCCGTCAACTTGTCAGCCTGTGCGGAACTGGGGATTCAGGTCGTGCGGCGCATGACAGGCGGCAGGGCGGTGCTGCATGATCAGGAGGTAACCTATTCGGTCATTTCTCCCGATCGCACGAGTCTTTTTCCGGCGGGACTACTATCCAGCTATCGAATTATCGCTGATATCGTCGGGCAGACCCTTAGGTCTTGCGGACTCGATGTGCAGTTGGCCCCCGGACAGTTTAGCGAAAAAACACCGAGGACAGCACCTGAGAGCGCCTGCTTTACCGCTGTATCTCATTATGAGTTGACCTGTCGGGGGTGTAAAATTGCCGGGAGCGCGCAGAAACGAGGGGACGGTGTTTTTCTCCAGCACGGCTCCATCCCCGTCGATCTCGACCTGGAGATGCTCTATCGGGTGCTGACTCCAGGGGCGGTCGACTGTAAAGGCCAGGGAGTGTCCGCCTACGGCCAGAAGATTGGCTGGGTCAACCGCTGGCTTGATCATCCTGTCACTGTTGATATGCTGGAGCTAAAGCTGATAGAGACCTTTATCCGAAGCCTCGGAATTAGCCTGGTGCCGGATCAGGTAACCGCAGCCGAGTGGACGCTGGCCCAACAGCTGGCCTGCACCCGGTACCTAAACCCGAATTGGACTTTCAAGGATTCACGTCAACCTTGCCAGAGTGGTTGTTGA
- the accC gene encoding acetyl-CoA carboxylase biotin carboxylase subunit, whose amino-acid sequence MFHKVLIANRGEIALRIIRACKEMGIKTVAVHSTADHEALHVKMADESICIGPAPSSESYLNMQAIISAAEVTDAEAIHPGYGFLSENAEFAEICANCGITFIGPTPENMRRMGDKIRARQTVTEAGVPILPGTKEGVFSVEEAKRIADEIGYPVIIKATAGGGGRGMKVVHSPASLGNAFAAARSEAQAGFGNPDVYIEKFCEKPRHVEIQILADKHGNVIHLGERDCSIQRRHQKLVEEAPCPVLNPDVRKRMGECAVAAAKAVNYTSVGTMEFLLDQDGSFYFMEMNTRVQVEHPVTEMITGIDIIKEQIRSAYGLPLRYKQSDVKIHGHAIECRINAEDPVKFTPSPGKIDGYHTPGGLGVRVDSAVYDKYTVLPHYDSMIAKLIVHADTREEAIKRMSRALDEYIIEGIRTSISLHQRIMANKDFMEGKVDTGFMERLFF is encoded by the coding sequence ATGTTTCACAAGGTCCTGATCGCTAACCGCGGAGAGATCGCCCTGCGCATCATCCGCGCCTGCAAGGAAATGGGGATCAAAACCGTTGCGGTCCATTCGACGGCTGACCACGAGGCCCTGCACGTCAAAATGGCCGACGAGAGTATCTGCATCGGTCCGGCGCCGAGCTCGGAAAGCTATCTGAACATGCAGGCCATTATCAGCGCCGCCGAGGTCACCGATGCCGAGGCCATTCATCCCGGCTATGGCTTTTTGTCGGAAAACGCTGAGTTTGCTGAAATCTGTGCCAACTGCGGCATCACCTTCATCGGACCCACCCCCGAAAACATGCGGCGCATGGGGGATAAAATCCGGGCGCGGCAGACTGTGACCGAGGCCGGCGTCCCCATTCTGCCTGGCACCAAAGAGGGCGTCTTTTCCGTTGAAGAAGCCAAGCGCATTGCCGATGAGATCGGTTACCCGGTTATCATCAAGGCGACCGCCGGTGGTGGTGGTCGCGGCATGAAGGTGGTGCATTCGCCGGCTTCTTTGGGCAATGCCTTCGCGGCGGCCCGTTCCGAGGCCCAGGCCGGATTTGGCAATCCTGATGTTTACATCGAAAAGTTCTGTGAAAAGCCGCGCCACGTGGAAATCCAGATTCTGGCCGACAAACACGGCAACGTGATTCACCTTGGCGAGCGGGACTGCTCGATCCAGCGTCGTCACCAGAAACTGGTCGAAGAGGCGCCCTGCCCGGTGCTGAACCCCGACGTCCGCAAAAGGATGGGGGAGTGTGCCGTAGCCGCAGCCAAGGCTGTTAACTACACCAGTGTCGGCACCATGGAATTTCTCCTGGATCAGGATGGCAGCTTCTACTTCATGGAGATGAATACCCGCGTTCAGGTGGAACATCCCGTCACTGAGATGATCACGGGCATCGACATCATCAAAGAGCAGATACGGTCGGCGTATGGGCTTCCTCTGCGTTACAAACAATCGGATGTGAAGATCCACGGTCATGCCATCGAATGCCGGATCAACGCGGAAGATCCCGTGAAATTCACACCCTCTCCCGGCAAGATCGATGGGTATCATACCCCCGGCGGGCTTGGTGTACGGGTGGACAGCGCCGTTTATGACAAGTACACGGTCCTTCCTCACTACGATTCCATGATTGCCAAACTCATCGTCCATGCGGATACGCGTGAAGAAGCCATTAAGCGCATGTCACGGGCCCTGGATGAATATATTATCGAGGGCATTCGTACTTCCATCTCCTTGCATCAACGCATCATGGCGAACAAGGATTTCATGGAAGGCAAGGTTGATACAGGTTTTATGGAACGACTGTTCTTCTAG
- a CDS encoding AlpA family transcriptional regulator, producing MSNPLPESGYVRLPQIIGKPKADPPVPPIIPVSRSAWWAGVKSGRYPKPVKLGPRTTVWKVSDIRELIEKAGN from the coding sequence ATGTCAAACCCTCTCCCCGAGTCCGGCTACGTCCGGCTCCCCCAGATCATCGGCAAGCCCAAAGCAGATCCACCCGTTCCCCCCATCATCCCCGTGAGCAGGTCGGCCTGGTGGGCCGGCGTCAAGTCTGGCCGCTATCCGAAACCCGTTAAGCTCGGACCTCGCACGACGGTCTGGAAGGTCAGCGACATTCGCGAGCTGATTGAGAAAGCCGGAAACTGA
- a CDS encoding NUDIX domain-containing protein, with product MNNKTLNCPRCGEAVTVYRNPVPTVDIIIRRGNAIVLIKRENPPLGWALPGGFVDYGETLEEAAVREAQEETGLNLSELTQFGAYSDPARDPRQHTISFVFSAREEGWLASGDDAAEAHWFDWDNLPQPLCFDHAKILQDYEDRQR from the coding sequence GTGAATAACAAAACGCTCAATTGTCCCCGGTGCGGGGAGGCCGTCACCGTCTATCGCAACCCTGTTCCCACCGTGGATATCATTATTCGCCGTGGCAACGCGATCGTCCTGATCAAACGCGAAAACCCGCCACTGGGTTGGGCGTTGCCGGGGGGATTTGTCGATTATGGCGAAACACTGGAAGAAGCGGCGGTGCGGGAGGCCCAGGAAGAAACGGGGCTAAACCTGTCTGAGTTAACCCAGTTCGGCGCCTATTCGGATCCCGCGCGGGATCCGCGTCAGCACACCATCTCTTTTGTCTTTTCGGCCAGGGAAGAGGGCTGGCTGGCCAGCGGCGACGATGCCGCCGAAGCACACTGGTTTGATTGGGATAATCTTCCTCAGCCTTTGTGCTTCGATCACGCCAAGATCTTGCAGGACTACGAGGACAGGCAGAGGTAA
- a CDS encoding menaquinone biosynthetic enzyme MqnA/MqnD family protein, with translation MTVLNIGHIHYINCVPFFHFLPATLEGHAVRIVQGVPSRLNAMLHDGDIDVSPSSSFEYARNWRQYLLLPEHSISCFGDVQSVLLFSTRDLEDLKEEVFYLTGESATSINLLQVLLREYLGCENFRSTVPDRPVEELIAEGKTALLIGDRALRAARNRIEGQQIYDLGGLWKRFTGLPFVFALWILRRDAAEKKGEALRALRRQLAQSREQAMENLGEVAAETPEKEWMGEEGLVDYWQCMSYDLGEEHLRGVRHFFHLCAKYGLLPEEPEIHFFA, from the coding sequence ATGACAGTATTGAATATCGGCCATATCCACTATATTAACTGCGTCCCGTTTTTTCACTTTTTGCCCGCAACGCTGGAAGGCCATGCCGTCCGCATCGTGCAAGGTGTCCCCTCCCGTCTCAATGCCATGCTTCACGATGGCGATATCGACGTCAGCCCCTCCTCTTCGTTCGAATATGCCCGCAACTGGCGTCAGTACCTCCTTTTGCCGGAACATTCCATCAGCTGCTTCGGCGATGTCCAAAGTGTCCTGCTTTTTTCCACCAGAGATCTGGAAGACCTGAAAGAGGAGGTGTTTTACCTGACAGGAGAATCCGCCACCTCGATCAATCTCCTTCAGGTTCTCCTGCGAGAATACCTGGGGTGCGAAAATTTCCGCAGCACCGTGCCTGATCGCCCCGTTGAAGAGCTGATCGCCGAGGGAAAGACCGCGCTCCTGATCGGCGACCGGGCGTTGCGGGCTGCCCGCAACCGTATCGAAGGGCAGCAGATCTACGATCTGGGTGGCTTGTGGAAGCGTTTCACCGGATTGCCGTTTGTTTTCGCGCTGTGGATTTTGCGTCGCGACGCGGCAGAAAAAAAGGGGGAAGCCCTGCGCGCCCTCCGGCGCCAACTGGCGCAATCTCGCGAGCAGGCCATGGAAAACCTAGGTGAGGTGGCGGCGGAAACCCCCGAAAAAGAGTGGATGGGGGAAGAGGGGCTGGTGGACTACTGGCAGTGCATGTCCTATGATCTAGGCGAAGAGCACCTTCGTGGCGTGCGGCACTTTTTCCATCTCTGCGCCAAATATGGTCTGCTCCCTGAAGAGCCCGAAATCCATTTTTTTGCCTAG
- a CDS encoding aminopeptidase P family protein, producing the protein MVQDRTASAQTILAGYKLDALLFTGAANVRYHSGFTGSDGVLVLTREKTCFLTDSRYTSQARQQVVAKEVREYRLKADGVTSFLASEGCRRVGFEAEAMTCAELQRLKESNPALEWIPLGKELRDLRATKKDDEVVFIEKAATIAAEAFFEIQPQIKPGVSERDVALALEFAMRRLGGEDRSFDLIVASGLRGALPHGVASDKVIAEGDLVTIDFGTRLNGYHSDETVTLAVGEVSSELRDIYDIVLEAHDRAMQLVRPGVRLQDVDAAARGHIQAHGYGDCFGHGLGHGVGLQVHEAPTLSSRSDDVAVEGMVFTIEPGIYLPGTGGVRIEDMVLVTRDGYRTLTKIPKGYTVLPC; encoded by the coding sequence ATGGTACAAGACAGAACCGCCTCCGCTCAGACTATTTTGGCGGGATACAAGCTGGATGCCCTGCTTTTTACCGGGGCAGCCAATGTTCGCTATCACTCGGGCTTTACCGGGTCGGACGGTGTTTTGGTCCTCACCCGCGAAAAAACCTGTTTCCTTACCGATTCTCGTTATACCTCTCAGGCCCGGCAGCAGGTTGTGGCGAAGGAGGTGAGAGAATACCGGCTCAAGGCAGATGGTGTGACATCCTTTCTTGCATCCGAAGGATGCCGCCGGGTTGGTTTTGAGGCAGAGGCGATGACCTGCGCTGAACTCCAGCGCCTGAAGGAAAGCAACCCTGCCCTGGAATGGATTCCTCTCGGGAAGGAACTTCGAGACCTGCGGGCGACCAAAAAGGATGACGAAGTAGTTTTCATTGAAAAAGCCGCCACTATTGCCGCTGAGGCTTTTTTTGAGATACAGCCCCAGATAAAGCCGGGCGTTTCCGAAAGGGATGTCGCCCTGGCCTTGGAATTTGCTATGCGACGCCTGGGAGGGGAGGATCGATCCTTTGACCTGATCGTCGCTTCCGGCCTTCGTGGGGCATTGCCCCATGGAGTCGCTTCGGATAAGGTGATTGCCGAAGGGGATCTCGTTACCATCGATTTTGGCACCCGCCTTAACGGCTACCATTCCGATGAGACGGTCACGCTGGCTGTCGGTGAGGTGTCGTCCGAGCTGCGAGACATTTACGATATTGTCCTGGAGGCCCATGACAGGGCCATGCAGCTGGTGCGTCCGGGGGTACGGCTTCAAGATGTCGACGCGGCGGCGCGAGGGCATATTCAGGCCCATGGTTATGGGGATTGTTTCGGGCACGGCTTAGGGCACGGCGTCGGCCTGCAGGTTCATGAGGCACCAACGCTGTCGTCGCGAAGTGATGACGTGGCGGTGGAAGGCATGGTATTTACCATCGAACCGGGCATATATCTGCCCGGAACAGGCGGTGTTCGCATTGAGGATATGGTGCTGGTGACCAGGGATGGCTACCGCACCCTGACCAAAATACCCAAAGGCTATACTGTTCTGCCCTGCTGA
- a CDS encoding integrase arm-type DNA-binding domain-containing protein, translated as MAKQVTPLSDTQVRQAKASEKPTKLFDGGGLFLLITPPAKNTKAKPSKIWRFKYRFNGKEKQISFGAYPDLSLADAREKRAWARGLVAAGVDPSLAKKSEREEAAARQANTFKRLAEEWYSKQSTLAEKTRLMLWRRLEVDVFPVIGNTPNAELTPKMVLDGVLRPIEKREAVELAHRTKSLVSRILRYGVACGYVERDVTADLRGALQPFKRKHLPAITDPKKVGGLLRALEGFDGSAIVRTALLLHPLVAARPGELRHMEWSEIDFDEGTWNVPSGKMKMKTPHLVPLSKQAIELLREIQPLTGSGRYVFHSVRSVARPISDNTLNAAMRRLGFEKDEMTSHGWRAVFRTLAAECLHERIDLIEMQLAHRVADALGRAYNRTTFLPERRTLMQRWADYLDSLKQSTENVIPFARRG; from the coding sequence ATGGCGAAGCAAGTAACCCCGCTTAGTGATACCCAGGTCAGGCAGGCCAAGGCTTCTGAAAAACCAACCAAGCTGTTTGACGGCGGTGGACTCTTCCTTCTTATCACTCCCCCGGCCAAAAATACAAAGGCCAAACCCTCCAAAATATGGCGTTTTAAGTATCGGTTTAACGGCAAGGAAAAACAAATTTCCTTTGGTGCTTACCCTGACTTGTCCCTTGCAGATGCCAGAGAAAAAAGAGCTTGGGCTAGAGGGCTTGTTGCTGCCGGAGTAGACCCTTCCCTGGCTAAAAAAAGTGAAAGAGAAGAGGCTGCGGCCCGCCAAGCTAACACCTTTAAGCGATTAGCCGAAGAGTGGTATAGCAAGCAAAGTACCTTGGCTGAAAAGACAAGGTTAATGCTTTGGCGGAGGTTAGAAGTCGATGTTTTCCCTGTTATAGGGAATACCCCAAACGCAGAACTTACCCCTAAAATGGTCCTTGATGGCGTGTTGAGGCCAATTGAAAAAAGAGAGGCGGTTGAGCTTGCTCACAGAACAAAGAGTCTGGTCTCCCGTATTCTTCGTTATGGGGTTGCTTGTGGCTATGTTGAAAGGGATGTGACCGCCGATCTGCGCGGAGCGCTGCAACCGTTTAAACGGAAGCATCTCCCTGCGATTACGGACCCCAAAAAGGTAGGGGGCTTGCTCCGAGCCCTAGAAGGCTTCGATGGTTCTGCAATTGTAAGGACCGCCTTGCTTCTTCATCCTTTGGTGGCAGCACGTCCAGGCGAATTGCGGCACATGGAGTGGAGTGAGATAGATTTTGATGAGGGAACTTGGAATGTCCCCTCTGGCAAGATGAAGATGAAAACTCCCCATCTTGTCCCGTTATCAAAGCAGGCCATAGAGCTTCTTCGAGAGATTCAACCGCTCACAGGGTCGGGCAGATATGTCTTTCACTCTGTCCGTTCAGTGGCGCGACCGATCAGCGATAATACTTTGAATGCCGCGATGCGAAGATTGGGTTTTGAGAAGGACGAAATGACCTCACATGGCTGGCGTGCTGTGTTCCGTACCCTGGCCGCCGAATGTCTGCATGAACGCATCGACTTGATCGAAATGCAGCTGGCGCACCGTGTTGCTGACGCTCTGGGTCGGGCCTATAACCGAACCACGTTTTTGCCCGAGAGACGCACTTTGATGCAACGGTGGGCCGACTACCTGGACTCTTTGAAGCAAAGCACCGAGAACGTGATTCCGTTCGCGAGAAGGGGATGA
- a CDS encoding lipopolysaccharide assembly protein LapB encodes MSNSSPASTLLGKIATYTEILSRDPKSTVFVPLADAYRSMGMLDDALDIALQGTLSQPLYPAGFLALGRIQVEKGHLGDARQSFEKALAIESENMEAINELVRTCRLLGEENLALRWQQKAASLVTEDEDVKGEEANRAAIEPSPVVSSGAAENAADRGVEPITTATIAEIYIRQGFLQRALKVYRDLLRADPQNTVVKQKLTDLQQRILETEGGTAEKAVLTPPLKDASLTHAVPPEVENLISPPSAEPSRRPDLLAVLNGWLESIHRRKMDVR; translated from the coding sequence ATGTCAAACAGCTCTCCCGCCTCCACCCTTCTTGGAAAAATAGCAACCTATACCGAAATTCTGTCTCGCGACCCGAAGTCCACGGTCTTTGTGCCCTTGGCCGATGCGTACCGCAGCATGGGAATGCTCGATGATGCGCTCGATATTGCTCTGCAGGGTACTCTTTCGCAACCCTTGTATCCGGCCGGGTTTCTTGCCCTGGGGCGTATTCAGGTAGAGAAGGGACACTTGGGCGATGCGCGGCAATCTTTTGAAAAAGCTTTGGCCATCGAATCTGAAAACATGGAGGCGATCAACGAGCTCGTCCGAACCTGCCGGCTCCTAGGAGAAGAAAATCTGGCCCTGCGTTGGCAGCAAAAAGCCGCCTCCCTGGTTACAGAGGATGAGGACGTAAAAGGGGAGGAGGCTAATCGAGCCGCCATCGAGCCTTCGCCGGTGGTGTCCTCCGGAGCCGCCGAAAATGCGGCTGATAGGGGAGTGGAACCGATCACCACCGCCACCATCGCCGAAATTTATATTCGGCAGGGATTTTTGCAACGGGCTCTGAAGGTCTATCGTGACCTGCTACGGGCAGACCCCCAGAATACGGTTGTCAAACAGAAGCTCACCGATCTGCAACAACGCATTCTGGAGACTGAAGGGGGCACTGCCGAAAAGGCTGTCCTGACGCCGCCTTTGAAAGATGCGTCGCTTACCCATGCCGTTCCGCCCGAGGTGGAGAATCTTATATCACCCCCATCGGCCGAGCCTTCGCGGCGTCCCGATTTGCTTGCGGTCTTAAACGGCTGGCTGGAATCGATTCACAGGAGGAAAATGGATGTTCGCTGA
- a CDS encoding TolC family protein: MKWFWVILIALAVLPGDVWAAPSRSLDLAQAQRLAIERNLDLKAQQLQHRASRALELKGFGLYDPRAELSYTEGQGQEPLNLFYTPSFRGAESRYRQLSFSLLQKLPTGADVGLIYTSRRQDDEPAGAINPAFTGEAALTLRQPLLKNFGLLPTEQAIILAARERETSLTDLLLKASHLVAQVRDTYFQALGVRETLHTRETSVALARRILAENKARVEAEVLPQHEILEAEVGLNVRERELLEAQQAYRDALDELAVLVAADASPELAETPLSVPALAVDEEEGYRQALRRRPEIQRHLRQLEKLELEHTLAKNQQLPAVDLVASYGYKSLGDSFADSHDEMASGDFENWEVGLALSYPLGNRAARYEAHRSALLRKSQAALLAQKKQEVRREIRQAARTLEVSRKKIEVTELGKALAEEKLSILLKRQEVGLATTRDVLEGEEDLSLAHTEHTLALVDYNQSVTEYLRVTGMLLESQGIYVSAVEDPLAPAPVLRMQP, from the coding sequence ATGAAATGGTTTTGGGTTATTCTGATAGCACTGGCCGTTTTACCAGGGGATGTTTGGGCCGCGCCCTCCCGTTCTCTTGACCTGGCGCAGGCACAACGTCTTGCCATCGAACGCAATCTCGATCTCAAGGCCCAGCAGTTGCAGCACCGGGCCAGCCGCGCCCTGGAGCTGAAAGGGTTCGGCCTATATGATCCCCGGGCCGAGCTGTCCTACACCGAAGGGCAGGGGCAGGAGCCCCTCAACCTGTTCTATACCCCTTCGTTCAGGGGGGCGGAAAGCCGCTACCGGCAGCTGTCCTTTTCCCTATTACAGAAGCTTCCCACGGGTGCCGATGTTGGGCTGATTTATACTTCCCGCCGCCAGGACGACGAGCCGGCGGGCGCCATCAACCCGGCCTTTACCGGCGAGGCAGCTCTGACCCTGCGCCAGCCACTCCTGAAAAACTTCGGGCTGTTGCCTACCGAACAGGCCATTATCTTGGCGGCCAGGGAGCGGGAAACCTCCTTGACGGATCTGCTGCTGAAGGCCTCTCACCTGGTAGCCCAGGTTCGGGATACATATTTCCAGGCCCTGGGGGTACGCGAAACCCTGCACACGCGCGAAACCTCTGTCGCGCTGGCCCGCCGAATTCTGGCCGAGAATAAGGCCCGTGTTGAGGCCGAAGTTCTGCCGCAACATGAAATTCTTGAAGCCGAGGTTGGCCTCAATGTGCGTGAAAGAGAACTGCTGGAGGCACAACAGGCCTATCGCGATGCCCTGGATGAACTGGCGGTTCTGGTAGCAGCTGATGCTTCTCCCGAATTGGCGGAAACACCTCTGTCGGTCCCTGCCTTGGCCGTTGATGAAGAGGAGGGATATCGGCAGGCCTTGCGCCGGCGCCCGGAAATACAACGCCACCTTCGGCAACTTGAGAAGCTTGAATTGGAACATACCCTGGCCAAAAATCAGCAACTTCCCGCTGTCGACCTGGTGGCCAGCTACGGATACAAAAGCCTGGGAGATAGTTTCGCTGACAGCCACGATGAGATGGCCTCGGGAGATTTCGAAAACTGGGAAGTGGGCTTGGCGCTTTCTTATCCTCTCGGCAATCGCGCCGCCCGCTACGAAGCTCACCGAAGCGCTCTGCTGCGTAAAAGCCAGGCAGCTCTGCTTGCCCAAAAGAAGCAGGAAGTTCGCCGTGAGATTCGTCAAGCTGCTCGCACCCTGGAGGTCAGTCGGAAAAAAATTGAGGTCACCGAACTCGGCAAGGCTCTGGCCGAGGAAAAGCTGAGTATCCTGCTCAAACGCCAGGAAGTTGGGCTGGCCACCACCCGTGACGTTCTGGAAGGAGAAGAAGACCTTTCGCTGGCCCATACCGAGCACACCCTTGCCCTGGTCGACTACAACCAAAGCGTGACAGAGTACCTGCGGGTTACCGGGATGCTCCTCGAAAGTCAGGGCATCTACGTATCGGCCGTAGAGGATCCTCTCGCCCCTGCGCCTGTTTTGCGAATGCAACCATGA